From the Venenivibrio stagnispumantis genome, one window contains:
- a CDS encoding putative Ig domain-containing protein: MKREYPFSKAFTLIEMAIVLVIIGMLLVMGISLFGVLTKRAKNEETKDNIKSAVETIIGYTAYKEKLPLSQTDSSCPTSSDCFQKVVNIKDAYGKDFLYIVPSNPDNPDLTQNKICDQNITNLTVRKCNDINCNNYDDIQNIAFVIVSGGENHNIQTNKDNSGVVKIYVPGTPNIDDYPTDINRLEDYDDIASWVTLNELKVKIGCVYQRESGKGPLRIITDYIPTGKQGESYNAIITADGGEPFNSGGKYKWISSGLATGLSPNPTNGNQSDYLTISGTPSCPGNYNVAVSVTDSKNTSVSKNFALTIYPNYTLSPMNGYTWTAVKGQNFNANIQVKASGLSNSFTSSCNPNSCNGLSCLANNDIITISGTPNVAGTCDFGVTFIDDTCSSYTINANYSVVISESVAGGGGGSGGGSGGGGGNLNPPSCSLTASQNIINSGNFANITANISNGPANGSFNPQTGTCTSFNNVSNSWNCNTANLTSNTNLNLTVTNAVGSGTCNIKICVIKYNQYRIFNNTGARIDYKIGNGNCNRVNNNRSVNISSGQTVYFYSSNNRSCQNQIGYVDFSWAVCTDDDGDRQINFNSDGTTSDR, encoded by the coding sequence ATGAAACGGGAATATCCATTTTCAAAAGCATTTACCCTTATAGAGATGGCTATTGTTCTTGTTATTATAGGGATGCTTTTGGTAATGGGTATTTCTCTTTTTGGTGTGTTAACAAAAAGGGCTAAAAATGAAGAAACTAAAGATAATATAAAATCTGCGGTAGAAACCATCATCGGATATACAGCATACAAGGAAAAACTTCCACTTTCTCAAACAGATTCCAGCTGTCCTACAAGTAGCGATTGTTTTCAAAAAGTAGTAAACATTAAAGATGCTTACGGTAAGGATTTTCTTTATATTGTTCCATCTAATCCTGATAATCCTGATTTAACACAAAATAAAATATGTGACCAAAATATAACCAATTTAACAGTTAGAAAATGTAATGATATAAATTGCAACAACTACGATGATATACAAAATATTGCTTTTGTTATTGTATCCGGCGGAGAAAATCATAATATTCAAACAAATAAAGATAATAGTGGTGTAGTAAAGATATATGTTCCCGGAACGCCGAATATAGATGATTATCCAACAGATATAAACAGACTAGAAGATTATGATGATATAGCAAGTTGGGTAACTTTAAATGAGCTAAAGGTAAAAATAGGCTGTGTTTATCAAAGGGAAAGCGGGAAGGGACCTCTTAGAATAATCACGGATTATATTCCTACCGGAAAGCAGGGAGAAAGCTATAATGCAATAATCACTGCAGATGGTGGAGAGCCATTTAATTCCGGTGGAAAATATAAATGGATTAGTAGCGGATTAGCAACAGGTTTATCTCCTAATCCTACAAATGGCAACCAAAGTGATTATTTAACAATTTCAGGAACTCCTTCTTGTCCGGGAAATTATAATGTAGCAGTTTCAGTTACTGATTCTAAAAATACATCTGTTTCAAAAAATTTTGCATTAACAATTTATCCTAATTATACATTATCACCGATGAATGGATATACATGGACTGCTGTAAAAGGTCAAAATTTTAATGCAAATATTCAAGTGAAAGCTTCCGGTTTAAGTAATAGCTTTACCTCATCATGTAATCCTAATTCTTGCAATGGATTATCCTGCTTGGCAAATAATGATATTATAACAATAAGTGGTACACCTAATGTAGCAGGTACATGTGATTTTGGTGTAACATTTATAGATGACACATGTAGTAGCTATACAATAAATGCTAATTATTCAGTAGTAATTTCAGAATCGGTTGCCGGAGGCGGTGGAGGTAGTGGAGGCGGTAGTGGTGGAGGTGGTGGCAATCTAAATCCACCAAGTTGTAGTCTAACTGCTTCACAAAATATTATAAATAGTGGTAATTTTGCTAATATTACTGCCAATATATCAAATGGACCTGCAAATGGGAGTTTTAATCCACAGACAGGTACATGCACATCGTTTAACAATGTATCCAATTCTTGGAACTGTAATACAGCTAATCTAACTTCTAATACTAATCTAAACTTGACAGTAACTAATGCTGTAGGAAGTGGAACCTGTAATATAAAAATTTGTGTAATAAAATATAATCAATATCGAATTTTCAACAATACGGGTGCAAGAATAGATTATAAAATAGGTAATGGTAATTGTAATAGAGTAAATAATAATAGATCAGTAAATATTTCTTCAGGTCAAACTGTATATTTCTATTCATCAAATAATAGAAGCTGTCAAAACCAAATTGGATATGTAGATTTTTCATGGGCTGTATGCACTGATGATGATGGCGATAGACAAATTAATTTTAATAGTGATGGCACCACATCTGATAGATAA
- the fliQ gene encoding flagellar biosynthesis protein FliQ: protein MNIDTAINLMSQMFMTTLFVGGPVILITFIVGLIISIFQAATQINEMTLTFIPKIVATVIGLIILGSWMFTKLVDYTKETLTIILSLIQ, encoded by the coding sequence ATGAATATAGATACGGCTATTAATCTGATGAGCCAGATGTTTATGACAACTTTATTTGTAGGTGGGCCGGTAATATTGATAACATTCATAGTAGGGTTAATTATAAGTATTTTTCAAGCAGCTACCCAGATAAATGAGATGACACTTACATTTATTCCTAAGATTGTAGCTACCGTTATAGGATTGATTATTCTTGGTTCATGGATGTTTACAAAACTTGTTGATTATACCAAAGAAACTCTCACCATAATTCTTAGCTTAATTCAATGA
- a CDS encoding prepilin-type N-terminal cleavage/methylation domain-containing protein, producing the protein MKQQKGFTLIELAIVLAIIGIILGAILKGQELINNAKAKRLLNDVKGWATLEYTFYDRYGRFAGDGDGDGLIDAGAFATSQANFGANYIPPTSALLTPTTAYQNSDFDAPVATLEAAQLLPAAQNAPQRRTNVTNAFNGITYPASVYIDNVGTFNVIAVKNIPCFAAKVIDSNIDGSIGANVGYVREIDNTGALTGNNTWSCDANNNEQQLVSLVYFFDKRPN; encoded by the coding sequence ATGAAACAACAAAAGGGTTTCACACTCATTGAACTGGCAATTGTACTGGCTATCATCGGTATCATTCTCGGTGCTATTTTAAAAGGGCAGGAGCTCATCAACAATGCCAAAGCAAAAAGGTTGCTTAATGATGTAAAAGGATGGGCTACACTGGAGTATACATTCTATGACAGATACGGACGATTTGCAGGAGATGGAGACGGTGATGGATTAATAGATGCCGGAGCATTTGCTACAAGTCAAGCTAATTTCGGAGCAAATTATATCCCACCAACATCTGCATTATTAACCCCTACTACTGCATATCAGAACAGTGATTTTGATGCTCCTGTCGCTACACTTGAGGCTGCACAGTTATTACCTGCAGCTCAAAATGCACCTCAAAGAAGAACAAATGTAACGAATGCATTTAACGGTATAACTTATCCTGCAAGTGTATATATTGATAATGTTGGAACATTTAATGTTATTGCGGTAAAAAATATTCCTTGTTTTGCTGCTAAAGTGATAGATTCAAATATTGATGGCTCTATTGGTGCAAATGTGGGATATGTAAGGGAAATTGATAATACAGGAGCATTAACAGGTAATAATACTTGGAGCTGTGATGCTAATAATAATGAACAACAATTAGTAAGTTTAGTATACTTCTTTGATAAAAGACCTAACTAA
- a CDS encoding flagellar basal body-associated FliL family protein — protein sequence MAEEKEIQEGQEEKKGSKLKLLLIIVIALLIAAIVGFFVYTKFFHKEEEKSPSEKITKEIKSVEEKGVEVEAGTYIVNLADKDADRYIKVTIVLEVQDDKVKEEATQRMPQIKDTINTLLFTKTSTELKSPEGVEKLKEDIIRRVNAILPIGGVKNVYFTEFVIQTS from the coding sequence GTGGCTGAAGAAAAAGAGATACAGGAAGGTCAGGAAGAGAAAAAAGGTAGTAAATTAAAATTACTTTTGATTATAGTTATTGCTTTACTTATAGCAGCTATAGTTGGATTTTTTGTATATACAAAATTTTTCCATAAAGAAGAGGAAAAATCTCCATCAGAAAAAATTACAAAAGAGATAAAATCAGTAGAAGAAAAAGGTGTAGAAGTAGAAGCAGGCACTTATATTGTAAATTTAGCAGACAAAGATGCAGATAGATATATTAAAGTTACTATAGTTCTTGAAGTTCAGGATGATAAAGTAAAAGAAGAAGCTACACAAAGAATGCCACAAATAAAAGATACAATAAATACTTTACTTTTTACCAAAACATCTACAGAACTTAAATCTCCTGAGGGTGTAGAAAAGTTAAAAGAAGATATAATAAGAAGAGTAAATGCCATATTACCAATTGGTGGTGTGAAAAATGTTTATTTCACAGAGTTTGTAATACAAACATCTTAG
- the rodA gene encoding rod shape-determining protein RodA — protein MIDIKSSLKNIDYIILGLVLILMFWGVLNIYSASFHEYKNLYLKQLFYVFLSIFIMLSISFLDYRKFIHFSIVFYVIGLLLLIAVKLFGVTILGAKRWINIGFMVLQPSEFFKFIMIALVSEYLGNKELPIKLKDIFIILILLAIPFILIKSQPDLGTALSVAFPVLFILFLAGINRWIIIVGILSIIILSPFVWFHLADYQKDRIKAFLNPESDPLGSAYHIIQSKIAVGSGQLFGKGFLEGTQSKYYFLPEQHTDFIFATIGEEWGFVISSILVLIYLILGLRIFYFGYLVKDKTAKFFCYGTASLILMQSFINIAMNTGLAPVVGIPLPFVSYGGSSLLTFSILIGTVLSIIRIYKKEKLHF, from the coding sequence ATGATAGATATAAAAAGTAGTTTGAAAAATATTGATTATATAATACTTGGATTAGTTTTGATTTTAATGTTTTGGGGAGTTTTAAATATATATAGTGCATCTTTTCATGAATATAAAAATCTTTATTTAAAACAGCTTTTTTATGTCTTTCTTTCTATCTTTATTATGTTATCTATCTCATTTTTAGATTATAGAAAATTTATCCATTTCTCAATTGTTTTTTATGTTATTGGTTTGCTATTACTTATCGCAGTTAAATTATTTGGTGTTACTATACTTGGTGCTAAAAGATGGATTAATATTGGATTTATGGTTTTGCAACCTTCCGAATTTTTTAAATTTATAATGATTGCTCTTGTGTCGGAATACTTAGGAAATAAAGAATTACCCATAAAATTGAAAGATATATTTATAATATTGATACTTTTAGCCATACCTTTTATTTTAATAAAATCTCAACCGGATTTGGGAACTGCTTTATCTGTTGCTTTTCCAGTTTTGTTTATTTTATTTTTAGCCGGAATAAATAGATGGATTATTATCGTTGGAATATTATCTATTATCATTCTTTCACCATTTGTCTGGTTTCATCTTGCCGATTATCAAAAAGATAGAATTAAAGCTTTCTTAAATCCTGAAAGTGACCCACTTGGCAGTGCTTATCATATTATCCAATCCAAAATAGCTGTTGGCTCAGGACAATTATTCGGTAAAGGATTTTTAGAAGGAACCCAATCAAAATATTATTTTTTACCGGAGCAACATACAGATTTTATATTTGCAACCATAGGTGAAGAATGGGGATTTGTTATTTCTTCTATTTTAGTTTTAATTTATCTTATCCTTGGGCTTAGAATTTTTTATTTTGGATATTTGGTTAAAGATAAAACTGCTAAATTTTTCTGTTATGGAACGGCTTCTCTTATATTAATGCAAAGTTTTATAAATATAGCTATGAATACCGGATTAGCTCCGGTTGTTGGAATACCTCTTCCTTTTGTAAGCTATGGTGGTAGCTCACTTTTAACTTTTTCAATTTTAATAGGAACGGTTTTAAGTATAATCAGGATTTATAAAAAGGAAAAACTACATTTTTAA
- a CDS encoding flagellar hook protein FlgE translates to MIQAMWTGNTGLNADQYWLSVISDNIANVNTIGYKYERASFEDMITSSLTTFSNNVPKNMEIGGGAIVANTQKIFTQGNFSQTNVPTDLALEGQGFFMVADNNGTIYYTRNGQFRLNADGDLVNTLGLKLQGWTLDDNGNMVGAIGSINIPYSQPPKTTTKISVDSPSNLDSRSNIITATFNPADSTTFNYVNTMTVYDSLGNPHKAQFYFVRTGGNQWRVFGLLDDEPIQFTVPGDTNTYDALLLEFNGTGQISSIKGYGKDMNCLDNCHGTTLNEDSGDAGEYQLPYYPVIPGSVLISNYNGTTVNWIDDGNGNIIDLITNNSIGTIDYNTGKITINQSAGTSSSENIQVAYRTKVYESGDTGEYTLVNTPILPGSVSISQYNGTTVNWIDDGAGNIIDLKNNNQIVGSINYTTGKITINQSAGTSSSENIQVAYKIYFTTISTNTIQPDQISILPISANNPNSVGLNTGANPIQFSLNLQNLRQLASDFLFTGNQDGYSKGDLLSVFISEDGVIKGSYSNGTTKNIARLATAVFKDTEMLVRKGTFLYLPNQQTPTPIVAPGGVLNKIRSGMLEMSNVDISREFINLIVAQRAYQANARVITTSDQVLQEAMNIKR, encoded by the coding sequence ATGATTCAGGCGATGTGGACAGGTAATACGGGACTTAATGCAGACCAATATTGGCTATCAGTAATTTCCGATAATATTGCTAATGTAAATACAATTGGTTATAAATATGAAAGGGCTTCTTTTGAAGATATGATAACAAGTAGTTTAACAACATTTAGTAATAATGTTCCTAAGAATATGGAAATAGGCGGTGGTGCAATCGTTGCAAATACACAGAAAATATTCACACAAGGAAATTTTTCACAAACAAATGTGCCAACTGACCTTGCATTAGAAGGACAGGGCTTTTTTATGGTTGCAGATAATAATGGTACAATATATTACACAAGAAATGGACAATTTAGATTAAATGCAGATGGAGATTTAGTTAATACTCTTGGATTAAAATTGCAAGGTTGGACACTTGATGATAATGGTAATATGGTAGGAGCTATAGGAAGTATAAATATTCCATATTCACAACCACCTAAGACAACAACAAAAATATCTGTTGACTCACCATCTAATTTAGACTCAAGGTCAAATATTATAACAGCCACTTTTAACCCTGCAGACTCAACTACATTTAACTATGTCAATACTATGACTGTTTATGATTCTCTTGGAAATCCTCATAAAGCACAGTTTTATTTCGTCCGTACAGGTGGAAATCAATGGAGAGTTTTCGGACTCTTAGATGATGAACCAATTCAATTTACAGTTCCAGGTGATACTAACACTTATGACGCTTTGTTATTAGAATTTAATGGAACTGGGCAAATAAGTTCTATAAAGGGATATGGTAAGGATATGAACTGTTTAGATAATTGTCATGGAACAACTTTAAATGAGGATAGTGGGGATGCTGGAGAGTATCAACTTCCCTATTATCCAGTAATTCCAGGTTCTGTATTAATTTCAAATTATAATGGTACAACTGTAAATTGGATTGATGATGGAAATGGTAATATAATTGATTTAATTACTAACAATTCAATTGGAACTATTGATTATAATACTGGGAAAATAACTATAAATCAATCTGCAGGAACTTCAAGTTCTGAAAATATACAAGTTGCTTATAGAACAAAAGTTTACGAAAGTGGAGATACCGGAGAGTATACACTTGTTAATACACCAATACTTCCTGGTTCTGTATCAATTTCACAATATAATGGTACAACTGTAAATTGGATAGATGACGGAGCCGGTAATATAATTGATTTAAAAAATAACAATCAAATAGTAGGAAGTATTAATTATACTACTGGAAAAATAACTATAAATCAGTCTGCAGGGACTTCAAGTTCTGAAAATATACAAGTTGCTTATAAAATATACTTTACTACTATATCTACAAATACTATCCAACCGGATCAAATTTCCATTTTGCCAATCTCTGCAAATAACCCTAACTCAGTCGGATTAAATACAGGTGCTAATCCAATTCAATTTAGTTTAAATTTACAAAATCTCAGACAATTAGCATCAGATTTCTTATTTACTGGCAATCAAGACGGATATTCAAAAGGTGATTTATTATCTGTATTTATCTCAGAAGACGGAGTTATAAAAGGATCTTATTCTAATGGAACTACAAAAAATATAGCAAGACTTGCTACAGCAGTATTTAAAGATACAGAAATGCTTGTTAGAAAAGGGACATTCCTCTATTTACCTAATCAACAAACACCTACACCTATAGTGGCTCCGGGAGGAGTTTTAAACAAAATAAGAAGTGGAATGCTTGAGATGTCTAATGTAGATATAAGTAGAGAATTTATAAATCTTATAGTAGCCCAAAGGGCATATCAAGCAAATGCAAGAGTTATAACAACATCTGACCAAGTACTTCAAGAAGCTATGAATATTAAAAGATAA
- the mrdA gene encoding penicillin-binding protein 2, whose protein sequence is MERVRLVIVLAFFIIFSIVIIGRLAYLQIYKGEYFKELSDRNYIKIFVINPPRGRIFDRNGVLLAYDVPTFNLVAFPYIVKQNEDINRLSIRLKEILGIDLDEKTKEIIEKNIYQKVVIKKMLTEEQIQKFYNYSYLFKGFYIDVVPRRKYTEYANYLSHIIGYVGYPTKKDLEEDKRLSPDMLVGKTGVEKIYDKYLRGKAGIKAVLVDAFGRQKEVLWEIEPEKGNDIYLTVDIRMQKIAYDVIKMHNKESAAVVILNPSNFDILTILSYPTYDLQKFNDGYTQEEWKALHEDKYKPLFNKALNGLYPPGSIFKPLVGIAAINENVITSDTRISSGAEFSIGSYTYRNWDPRGCGYINLAQALEMSCDTFFYQVGLKLGVDNIYKYAKLFGLGEKLNPDIEQKVSVIPNREWKRKRLKQGWYHGDTVNLSIGQGFLNMTPFDAVKIPAVIANGGYVYKPNLLKGYFDTKQQKIIHIQPELIRKIKIKKDALDAVRYGMYLVVYGGYGTAQVCREAGVVNAGKTGTAQVYRYLERHKKHAKWELRDHAWFIDFAPYDNPKIAMVVFIEHGESGGKVAAPVAKDILKLMKIQGMFEE, encoded by the coding sequence TTGGAAAGGGTTAGATTAGTTATTGTTTTAGCATTTTTTATAATATTTAGTATTGTAATTATTGGCAGGCTTGCATATTTACAGATTTATAAAGGTGAGTATTTTAAAGAGTTGTCAGATAGAAATTATATAAAGATATTTGTAATAAACCCACCAAGAGGGAGAATTTTTGATAGAAATGGAGTTCTCCTTGCTTATGATGTACCTACATTTAATTTAGTTGCTTTTCCATATATTGTAAAACAAAATGAGGATATTAACCGGCTTAGTATAAGATTAAAAGAAATTTTAGGTATTGATTTAGATGAAAAAACAAAAGAGATTATAGAAAAAAATATTTATCAAAAAGTGGTTATAAAAAAGATGCTTACAGAAGAACAGATTCAAAAATTTTATAACTACTCTTATTTATTTAAAGGATTCTATATAGATGTAGTTCCAAGAAGAAAATATACAGAGTATGCAAATTATTTATCTCATATTATAGGTTATGTTGGTTATCCTACTAAAAAAGATTTAGAAGAGGATAAAAGATTATCACCGGATATGCTTGTAGGAAAAACCGGTGTTGAAAAGATATATGATAAATATCTTCGTGGTAAAGCCGGAATAAAAGCTGTTTTGGTTGATGCATTTGGAAGACAAAAAGAAGTGCTATGGGAAATAGAGCCGGAAAAAGGTAATGATATTTACCTAACGGTAGATATAAGAATGCAAAAAATAGCTTATGATGTTATTAAGATGCACAATAAAGAGTCGGCAGCAGTAGTAATATTAAATCCATCTAATTTTGATATATTAACAATTTTAAGTTATCCTACTTATGATTTACAAAAATTTAATGATGGATATACACAGGAAGAATGGAAAGCTTTACATGAAGATAAATATAAGCCTCTTTTTAATAAAGCTTTGAATGGACTTTATCCTCCCGGTTCTATTTTTAAGCCTTTGGTAGGTATAGCAGCGATAAATGAAAATGTTATAACCTCTGACACGAGAATATCAAGTGGTGCAGAGTTTTCTATAGGCAGTTATACATACAGGAACTGGGATCCAAGGGGTTGTGGATATATTAATTTGGCTCAGGCTCTTGAAATGTCTTGTGATACATTTTTTTATCAAGTTGGTTTAAAACTCGGTGTTGATAATATATATAAATATGCTAAATTATTCGGATTGGGTGAAAAATTAAATCCGGATATAGAACAAAAAGTTTCGGTTATACCAAATAGAGAATGGAAAAGAAAACGATTAAAACAAGGATGGTATCATGGAGATACTGTAAACCTAAGTATAGGACAGGGTTTTTTAAATATGACTCCATTTGATGCAGTAAAGATACCGGCAGTAATAGCAAATGGTGGATATGTTTATAAACCAAATCTTTTAAAAGGATATTTTGATACAAAACAACAAAAAATAATACATATACAGCCAGAGCTTATAAGAAAGATTAAAATTAAAAAAGATGCATTAGATGCTGTTAGATATGGAATGTATCTTGTTGTTTATGGTGGATATGGAACTGCCCAAGTTTGTAGAGAGGCAGGTGTAGTTAATGCCGGAAAAACCGGAACAGCACAGGTTTATAGATATCTTGAAAGACATAAAAAACATGCAAAATGGGAACTTAGAGACCATGCATGGTTTATAGATTTTGCTCCGTATGATAATCCTAAAATTGCTATGGTTGTATTTATAGAGCATGGAGAAAGTGGTGGTAAAGTAGCTGCACCGGTAGCAAAAGATATTTTAAAATTAATGAAAATACAAGGAATGTTTGAAGAATGA
- the fliP gene encoding flagellar type III secretion system pore protein FliP (The bacterial flagellar biogenesis protein FliP forms a type III secretion system (T3SS)-type pore required for flagellar assembly.) — protein sequence MKIKIIFILLFLPFFAYADALSDTLSAFNRLDTALKILLLITVLSIAPSILLTLTSFTRIVIVLSLLRQAIGTPTAPPNQVIIALSLFLTFFIMKPVFEKINDTSIQPYLRKEITDVQAIERAKEPIKEFMIRNTRKEDLKLFLDIAKEKPVSVNDISMTTLIPAFMISEIKTAFEIVFIIYLPFLVIDFIIASILMSMGMMMIPPMIISLPFKLILFILADGWELLAKALIESYKYQ from the coding sequence ATGAAGATTAAGATAATTTTTATCTTATTATTTTTACCATTTTTTGCTTATGCTGATGCTCTTTCAGATACTTTATCGGCTTTTAATAGATTAGATACAGCTTTAAAAATATTGCTCCTTATAACAGTTTTAAGCATTGCTCCTTCTATATTGCTAACTTTAACATCTTTTACAAGAATAGTAATTGTCTTATCTTTGCTCAGACAGGCTATAGGAACACCTACAGCACCACCAAATCAGGTCATTATAGCCCTTTCTTTGTTTTTAACATTCTTTATAATGAAACCGGTTTTTGAAAAAATAAATGATACAAGTATTCAACCTTATCTGAGAAAAGAGATAACAGATGTTCAGGCAATAGAAAGAGCAAAAGAGCCGATAAAAGAATTTATGATTAGAAATACCAGAAAAGAAGATTTAAAATTATTTTTAGATATAGCAAAAGAAAAACCTGTTTCTGTAAATGATATATCAATGACAACTTTAATACCGGCATTTATGATAAGTGAAATAAAAACTGCATTTGAGATAGTATTTATCATCTATCTACCTTTTTTAGTAATAGATTTTATAATTGCAAGTATATTAATGTCTATGGGTATGATGATGATACCACCTATGATAATCTCTTTACCTTTCAAATTGATACTTTTTATATTAGCTGACGGATGGGAACTTCTTGCTAAAGCATTGATAGAAAGCTATAAATATCAATAA
- a CDS encoding flagellar hook assembly protein FlgD has protein sequence MIDNRYEYASSIYNTTPKPTVVDANYDNAQMSNSDFLKVLLADLQWQNPLDAKDITDTINNTIKLREIELMDKFSKALDSLSNGGNSLLSAANLIGKKIMYEGNQTYFQNGKSDIQINLDSPASSISINILDQNGNLVDSKELTNIGNQTNINYTLQNSSLPDGYYTVKITAKDSNGNNINANLLSSAVVEKISKQNNTIMIGFNNNFISLDKIMEIGG, from the coding sequence ATGATAGATAATAGATATGAGTATGCATCTTCTATATATAATACAACTCCAAAACCTACTGTTGTAGATGCAAATTATGACAACGCTCAAATGAGCAATTCAGATTTTCTGAAAGTCTTACTTGCAGATTTACAATGGCAAAATCCCTTAGATGCAAAAGATATTACAGATACAATTAATAATACTATTAAATTAAGAGAAATAGAATTAATGGATAAATTTTCAAAAGCTCTTGATAGCTTATCTAATGGTGGAAACTCTCTTTTATCAGCAGCAAATCTAATAGGTAAAAAAATTATGTATGAAGGTAATCAAACATATTTTCAAAATGGAAAATCGGATATTCAGATTAATTTAGACTCTCCGGCTTCTTCTATATCTATAAATATTTTAGACCAAAATGGAAATTTGGTAGATAGTAAAGAATTGACAAATATAGGTAATCAGACAAATATAAATTATACTTTACAAAATAGCTCACTTCCTGATGGATATTATACAGTTAAGATAACAGCAAAAGATAGCAATGGAAATAATATAAATGCAAATTTATTATCATCAGCAGTTGTAGAAAAAATTTCAAAACAAAATAATACTATTATGATAGGATTTAATAACAATTTCATATCCTTAGATAAAATAATGGAAATAGGAGGTTAA
- a CDS encoding FliM/FliN family flagellar motor switch protein, with protein MLKGKVIMTDNENFDIDLRFLADVNLNITVEIGKITKLFKYIYNLKEGDIIDLKKPTESLVDIYLNKEPFAQGEIVVINEKYGVRIISLAG; from the coding sequence ATGTTAAAAGGTAAGGTTATTATGACAGATAATGAAAATTTTGATATAGATTTAAGATTTTTAGCAGATGTAAATCTTAATATTACAGTAGAAATTGGAAAAATAACTAAATTGTTTAAATATATTTATAATTTAAAAGAAGGAGATATAATTGATTTAAAAAAACCAACAGAAAGTTTAGTAGATATTTATCTAAATAAAGAACCTTTTGCACAAGGTGAAATTGTAGTAATAAATGAAAAATATGGAGTAAGGATTATATCTTTGGCAGGATGA